Proteins from a genomic interval of Watersipora subatra chromosome 10, tzWatSuba1.1, whole genome shotgun sequence:
- the LOC137406820 gene encoding serine-rich adhesin for platelets-like produces MKTPRKGFSANLPSSSKSSGEKPTWTFFSLNTPKAASSPRSGGAVPESSMKASSSSKPSTVQPAFNQSWNRLGFGEQLNKRQNKTITVKSCTMQAEGLDLLKIKTDEGDDWTVKAATCKIYTNSSNMLCISYEEPDTVKPSTSEDHKAQRPASESDHSMSEGTKAESSIEERRENCKRNSMPVPVARKRSSQEPIDFPFKKQSSGTDKSAKWEKPFPSFANKRPSFSSHALGIFNKGGSQDKLDVTRPASDMAMRPENSSCVSTSRASPKPSNPALAELSEKSSAGIFVTASQKSSHQGLNAGTSWLNAALETAPMAKKDISAENSSDNREFSAAMSVSMEENADVSEKMKDEAIMDQEVIESSVESASHYSCAAQSSSSKDSTKREPTFKRSETCVSDIAKNESVSVAARKAADVVAEEVLLNTDVKKANDRIIAEEKLAAYEASEVEWSQTYSHSLVDRESRLSHTKDSLMTVLSNTAASNTAASNTAASNTAASNTAASNTAASSTGASTTGASTTGASSTFASTNAASTTAASTTAASLPFHSIAESMSLFFICRNESKAYLDIVQNLAEDEAAGSQMLSEDDDSDSEYLTPGKNDSELYHSAISNQSDSHLDEGSQHITPCDDLPSENYISEKLSRKSGQSRSKAISAEAFDTLNSLTMTAADITKAEEIEVNPGRVPKTVRMRSYVDKGDSVWEMVLKFQ; encoded by the exons ATGAAAACTCCACGAAAAGGATTTTCAGCCAATCTCCCTAGCTCCTCCAAGAGTTCTGGAGAAAAACCGACTTGGACTTTCTTCTCCCTTAATACTCCTAAGGCGGCCTCATCCCCTCGGTCAGGAGGAGCTGTGCCAGAGTCTAGTATGAAAGCTTCATCTTCCAGCAAACCGTCGACTGTTCAACCCGCCTTCAACCAATCCTGGAACAGGCTCGGTTTTGGAGAGCAACTCAATAAAAG GCAAAACAAGACGATCACCGTTAAGTCGTGCACCATGCAGGCCGAAGGCCTCGACCTGTTAAAGATCAAGACTGATGAAGGTGATGATTGGACAGTGAAAGCAGCGACATGCAAAATTTATACCAACAGCAGCAACATGCTTTGCATAAGCTATGAAGAGCCAGACACTGTCAAACCTTCAACCTCAGAGGATCACAAAGCCCAACGCCCTGCCTCAGAGAGCG ATCACTCTATGAGTGAAGGAACTAAAGCCGAGTCTTCTATTGAAGAACGACGAGAGAATTGCAAACGCAATTCCATGCCAGTTCCCGTAGCTCGAAAGAGATCTAGTCAAGAACCTATTGACTTTCCTTTTAAAAAGCAATCATCCGGCACAGATAAAAGTGCAAAGTGGGAAAAGCCTTTCCCATCCTTTGCCAACAAAAGGCCATCATTCAGTAGCCATGCATTGGGTATATTTAACAAAGGTGGATCTCAGGATAAGTTAGATGTGACTCGTCCAGCTTCGGATATGGCGATGCGACCCGAAAATTCTAGCTGTGTGAGTACTTCCCGTGCTTCACCTAAACCCTCAAATCCAGCACTTGCAGAGCTTTCCGAAAAATCGTCAGCAGGTATATTTGTCACTGCTTCCCAGAAGTCTTCTCATCAGGGTTTAAACGCAGGGACCAGTTGGCTGAATGCTGCTCTTGAGACGGCCCCAATGGCTAAGAAAGATATCTCTGCCGAAAATTCTTCTGATAACCGAGAGTTCTCTGCTGCTATGAGTGTCTCTATGGAAGAAAACGCAGACGTCAGTGAGAAAATGAAAGATGAAGCTATTATGGACCAGGAAGTTATTGAAAGCAGTGTCGAATCTGCTAGTCACTATAGCTGCGCTGCTCAAAGTAGCAGCTCGAAAGATTCCACTAAAAGAGAGCCTACCTTTAAAAGGTCTGAAACATGTGTTTCTGATATAGCCAAGAATGAGTCAGTTAGCGTAGCCGCACGGAAAGCGGCTGATGTAGTTGCTGAAGAGGTTTTGCTGAACACTGATGtcaaaaaagcaaatgatagaataatcGCTGAAGAAAAGCTGGCGGCATACGAGGCATCAGAAGTCGAATGGTCACAGACCTATTCTCATTCTCTAGTGGATAG AGAAAGTCGACTTAGTCATACTAAAGACAGCTTAATGACAGTTTTATCTAATACCGCTGCCTCCAATACCGCTGCCTCTAATACCGCTGCCTCTAATACCGCTGCCTCTAATACCGCTGCCTCTAATACCGCTGCCTCTTCCACTGGCGCCTCTACTACTGGTGCTTCTACCACTGGCGCCTCTTCTACTTTTGCCTCTACCAATGCTGCCTCTACTACTGCTGCCTCTACCACTGCTGCCTCA CTGCCCTTCCACTCAATTGCTGAGTCGATGTCTCTGTTCTTCATTTGTCGAAACGAGTCGAAAGCCTACCTAGACATAGTTCAAAATC TTGCTGAGGATGAAGCTGCGGGTAGTCAAATGCTGAGTGAAGATGATGACAGCGACAGCGAATATTTGACGCCAGGCAAGAATGACTCTGAACTTTACCATTCTGCCATTTCCAATCAGTCAGACAGCCATTTGGA TGAAGGTAGTCAACACATCACACCTTGTGATGATCTCCCATCAGAGAACTACATTTCTGAAAAACTCAGCAGGAAGAGCGGTCAGTCGAGAAGTAAGGCCATCAGTGCAGAAGCCTTTGATACTCTCAACAGCCTCA CCATGACAGCTGCTGATATTACAAAGGCTGAAGAAATAGAAgtaaacccaggccgagttccaaa